From Candoia aspera isolate rCanAsp1 chromosome 8, rCanAsp1.hap2, whole genome shotgun sequence, a single genomic window includes:
- the CHRNA9 gene encoding neuronal acetylcholine receptor subunit alpha-9 — protein MLQGTDAAQGKYAQMLFNELFENYSNALRPVEDTDMVLNVTLQITLSQIKDMDERNQILTAYLWIRQTWYDAYLKWDKDQYDGLDSIQIPSNLVWRPDIVLYNKADDDFSEAVNTNIVLRYDGKITWDAPAITKSSCVVDVSYFPFDSQQCNLTFGSWTYNGNQVDIFNTLDSGDLSDFIEDVEWEIHGMPAVKNVITYGCCSEPYPDATFTVILKRKSSFYIFNLLLPCLLISFLAPLGFYLPADSGEKVSLGVTVLLALTVFQLMVAESMPPSENVPLIGKYYIATMTMITASTALTIIIMNIHYCGSGAKPVPQWARVVILDYMSKIFFVYEVGENCTSLQCVKEQDSESKTTYTSSKEQGRSEGRKQPLKGRSSDSDPLKKLLDGGNDGYGSPRETASDLVGCCSCYRTLIKNIEYIANCLRHHRANHAKGLEWKKVAKVMDRFFMWIFFIMVFLMSVLIIGKAL, from the exons ATGCTTCAGG GCACTGACGCAGCACAGGGGAAATATGCTCAAATGCTATTTAATGAGCTGTTTGAAAACTACTCAAATGCTCTCCGACCTGTTGAAGATACAGACATGGTTCTGAATGTTACTCTTCAGATCACACTTTCCCAAATTAAAGATATG GATGAGAGAAACCAAATTTTGACAGCCTATCTGTGGATTCGCCAGACATGGTATGATGCCTATTTGAAGTGGGACAAAGACCAATACGATGGATTAGATTCCATTCAGATCCCCAGCAATCTGGTATGGAGGCCAGACATTGTTCTTTATAACAA GGCTGATGATGACTTTTCTGAAGCTGTGAACACAAATATTGTATTAAGGTATGATGGGAAGATCACTTGGGATGCACCAGCCATAACAAAAAGTTCATGTGTGGTGGATGTATCCTACTTTCCTTTTGATAGCCAGCAGTGCAATCTGACCTTTGGTTCTTGGACCTACAATGGTAATCAAGTAGATATCTTCAATACGTTAGACAGTGGCGACCTCTCAGACTTTATAGAAGATGTGGAGTGGGAGATTCATGGCATGCCAGCTGTTAAGAATGTGATCACTTATGGCTGTTGCTCAGAGCCTTACCCAGATGCTACATTCACTGTTATCTTGAAAAGAAAGTCATCTTTCTATATATTTAACCTGCTGCTTCCTTGTCTCCTGATATCTTTTTTGGCTCCACTGGGATTCTACCTTCCTGCAGACTCTGGAGAAAAAGTATCTCTTGGAGTTACTGTTCTGCTTGCTCTAACTGTATTTCAGCTAATGGTTGCAGAAAGCATGCCTCCTTCTGAAAATGTACCCTTGATAG GTAAATATTACATCGCTACTATGACAATGATCACTGCCTCCACAGCACTCACAATAATTATAATGAATATCCATTATTGTGGATCAGGAGCCAAGCCTGTCCCACAGTGGGCAAGGGTGGTCATTCTGGACTACATGTCAAAGATCTTCTTTGTTTATGAAGTTGGTGAAAACTGCACCAGTTTGCAGTGTGTCAAAGAGCAAGACTCAGAATCAAAAACAACATACACAAGTTCAAAAGAGCAAGGCAGGTCTGAAGGGAGAAAGCAACCCCTCAAGGGGAGAAGCAGTGACAGTGATCCCCTCAAGAAGCTGCTTGATGGAGGGAATGATGGTTATGGATCCCCACGTGAAACTGCAAGTGATCTCGTTGGCTGCTGCTCTTGTTATAGAACATTGATCAAGAATATTGAATATATTGCTAATTGTTTAAGGCACCACAGAGCCAACCACGCCAAAGGATTGGAATGGAAAAAGGTTGCAAAAGTGATGGACAGATTTTTCATGTGGATTTTTTTCATTATGGTCTTTCTCATGAGTGTTTTGATTATTGGTAAAgctctttaa